Proteins encoded by one window of Cyclobacteriaceae bacterium:
- a CDS encoding caspase family protein gives MVGNGDYKSEGKLRNTLNDAQAMTATLKRLGFEVMTVENGTYEEMKNAVYAFGDRIQDVDVSMFFYAGHGIEVDGVNYLIPVDADVQSHLDVKQKCIPLTGILNTMEFANDEGLNMIILDACRNNPFPTGKRGGAGLARVSAPSGTLIAYATDPGSVASDGDGANGLYTGELVKQLNISQRIEDIFMNTRNSVEQLSGGKQRPWEEARLKGVFYLK, from the coding sequence ATAGTTGGTAACGGAGATTATAAATCGGAAGGGAAACTTAGAAACACACTTAATGATGCACAAGCGATGACGGCCACATTGAAAAGACTTGGCTTTGAGGTGATGACGGTTGAGAACGGAACATATGAGGAAATGAAAAATGCTGTCTATGCTTTTGGTGATCGAATTCAGGATGTTGATGTTTCGATGTTTTTCTATGCAGGTCATGGAATTGAAGTTGATGGTGTGAATTACCTTATTCCGGTTGATGCGGATGTTCAATCACACTTGGATGTAAAGCAGAAATGTATTCCACTGACTGGAATTTTAAATACAATGGAGTTTGCCAACGATGAGGGATTAAACATGATCATTCTTGATGCCTGTCGGAATAATCCATTCCCAACGGGGAAACGTGGAGGAGCAGGATTGGCTCGGGTAAGTGCGCCTAGCGGAACCCTTATTGCTTATGCAACAGATCCAGGATCAGTAGCGTCAGATGGTGATGGAGCTAATGGACTTTATACCGGAGAGTTGGTTAAGCAATTGAATATTTCGCAACGGATTGAAGATATCTTCATGAATACACGAAACAGCGTTGAACAACTTTCGGGAGGTAAGCAGCGGCCTTGGGAAGAGGCGCGTTTAAAGGGGGTTTTTTATCTGAAATAA
- a CDS encoding cyclase family protein, producing the protein MTIQLAFNKKNYSANLNEPLDISIPLREGNNNPSCYWAEAVKFETIESGDFIGSVAKGGSVNYQKLTITPHGNGTHTECYGHITANRAVINETLKQHHFFSELITVEPVKLNDGDQVITREALQQKIKHKTAGLIVRTLPNTSEKKLRQYSGTNPPYLQADAVSFLVDRGIEHLVLDLPSVDKEVDGGKLAGHRAFWKFPEQVRTGCSITELAFIENTIPDGLYLMNLQVINLEMDASPSRPMLYKLTEVL; encoded by the coding sequence ATGACTATTCAACTCGCCTTCAACAAAAAAAACTATTCAGCTAACCTAAATGAGCCGTTGGATATTTCTATTCCACTTCGGGAAGGAAACAATAATCCTTCTTGCTATTGGGCTGAAGCGGTGAAGTTTGAAACAATCGAATCTGGTGATTTTATCGGAAGCGTGGCGAAAGGTGGCTCGGTCAATTACCAAAAACTAACCATTACCCCGCACGGAAACGGAACGCATACGGAATGTTATGGACACATCACGGCTAATCGTGCAGTAATTAATGAAACCCTGAAGCAGCATCATTTTTTTTCTGAACTGATTACTGTCGAGCCCGTTAAACTTAATGATGGTGATCAGGTCATCACACGTGAAGCGCTTCAACAAAAAATCAAGCATAAAACAGCAGGGCTGATTGTACGCACCCTTCCCAATACATCCGAGAAAAAATTAAGGCAATACTCTGGCACAAATCCCCCCTATCTGCAGGCCGATGCAGTGTCGTTTTTAGTTGACCGGGGCATTGAACACCTGGTGCTTGATTTACCCAGCGTGGATAAAGAAGTGGATGGGGGAAAACTGGCAGGTCACCGGGCATTTTGGAAGTTTCCCGAACAGGTGCGAACAGGTTGCAGCATAACTGAACTTGCCTTTATTGAAAATACAATACCTGACGGGCTTTACCTGATGAACCTGCAAGTAATAAACCTGGAAATGGATGCGAGTCCATCGCGCCCCATGCTGTATAAGCTCACAGAAGTTTTGTAA
- the hemW gene encoding radical SAM family heme chaperone HemW — protein MAGIYIHIPFCKQACYYCDFHFSTNQTLRAEMVMAIAREIGIQKDYLGHELVNTIYFGGGTPSVLSPDEIHRLLQTINELHPVAPDAEITLEANPDDLHGDYLRAIRQAGVNRLSIGIQTFHDDLLRYMNRAHDRTIALKTFEAARHAGFANISLDLIYSIPGQDDNRWKADIEQALLLEPQHISCYSLTIEPQTVFGKWATTGKLRTIPDDLAANQFEILMDRLQLAGYEHYEISNFALPGFYSRHNSSYWRQENYLGVGPSAHSFNQVSRQFNVRNNHHYLKGITQGTIPAEKEILTIENKINEFILTTLRTQWGTDLTTLKHKYGYDLAEQNSAYLQELMQQKLIVVENEVITLTRSGKLLADKIASDLFIVSS, from the coding sequence ATGGCAGGCATTTACATACATATCCCCTTCTGTAAGCAGGCTTGCTACTACTGCGATTTCCATTTCTCAACCAACCAAACGCTGCGTGCCGAAATGGTCATGGCTATTGCCAGAGAAATCGGCATTCAAAAAGACTACCTTGGTCACGAACTCGTTAACACGATTTACTTTGGAGGAGGAACTCCATCTGTATTATCACCTGACGAAATTCACAGGTTGCTGCAAACCATTAATGAACTTCACCCCGTTGCACCTGATGCGGAGATTACCCTGGAGGCAAATCCGGATGATCTTCATGGGGATTATCTTCGGGCCATACGTCAAGCCGGAGTAAACCGGTTAAGTATTGGCATACAAACCTTCCACGATGATTTGTTGCGGTACATGAACCGCGCGCACGACCGCACTATTGCATTAAAAACGTTTGAGGCCGCCCGTCATGCAGGTTTTGCAAACATCAGCCTGGACTTGATTTACAGCATACCCGGCCAGGATGATAACCGTTGGAAAGCTGATATTGAGCAAGCCCTGCTGCTTGAGCCTCAACACATCAGTTGCTATTCTCTTACTATCGAACCTCAAACCGTTTTTGGAAAGTGGGCAACAACTGGCAAATTAAGAACAATACCTGATGATCTGGCCGCCAACCAGTTTGAAATACTTATGGACCGGTTGCAGCTGGCAGGTTACGAACATTATGAAATTTCGAATTTCGCTTTGCCAGGATTTTATTCGCGCCACAACAGCAGTTATTGGAGGCAAGAGAATTACCTGGGTGTAGGGCCGAGTGCACATTCTTTCAACCAGGTGTCGCGCCAATTTAATGTCCGCAACAATCATCACTATTTAAAAGGCATTACACAGGGAACTATTCCCGCTGAAAAGGAAATCCTCACTATCGAAAATAAAATCAATGAATTTATTCTTACCACACTGCGCACACAATGGGGCACTGATTTAACGACATTGAAACACAAATACGGGTATGATCTTGCTGAGCAAAATAGTGCGTATCTTCAGGAACTCATGCAACAAAAATTAATTGTAGTAGAGAATGAAGTAATTACATTAACCCGCAGTGGAAAACTTTTAGCCGATAAGATTGCATCAGACCTTTTTATAGTAAGTTCATGA
- a CDS encoding DUF4271 domain-containing protein, with protein MSRFFLLLIVVGITTGLEAQHRFVKKNLQSEWQVFDDNAYRPFTAGDEGVHTIYIRFEPDHFKGDTLNIASINTFSLFIQGKLWIDKATSLNLAVDSLNKTNPGPIWLAVHADQGISSQNLTTHVQTSLGAEAATNIAPLVRAKTHVKNFIVVAGVVLLAFFVLILRLNPRLTFYYFSVSRLFAMRESDEGQFTRVASSANILFYLFASMLIAYGLMVTAHQMEDPYTLLRLLKEENFGMMMLRWLYTTTFVLTALFVKALVIRFFAVLFDIRDQSGFHFIAFVRVTLLIGFLVVIFVAGGYLIRGASASWTAVFYAALLWFLIGWSILIFLKLLRRVNFSVFHLFSYLCATEVIPFLVTIKVLYE; from the coding sequence ATGAGTCGCTTTTTCCTTTTGTTGATAGTGGTTGGCATAACCACTGGGCTTGAGGCCCAGCATCGGTTTGTAAAAAAAAATCTGCAGTCTGAGTGGCAGGTGTTTGACGATAATGCATACAGACCATTTACGGCTGGTGATGAAGGTGTGCACACAATTTATATTCGGTTTGAACCGGATCATTTTAAAGGAGACACGTTAAACATAGCATCCATCAATACATTCAGTTTATTTATCCAGGGAAAGTTATGGATTGACAAAGCAACATCTTTGAATCTTGCAGTTGATAGTTTAAACAAAACTAATCCTGGTCCGATTTGGCTCGCAGTGCATGCTGATCAAGGAATTTCATCCCAAAACTTAACTACCCACGTGCAAACAAGCTTAGGTGCCGAGGCTGCAACTAATATTGCTCCGCTGGTGCGCGCAAAAACGCATGTTAAAAACTTTATTGTAGTGGCCGGTGTGGTGCTGCTGGCATTTTTTGTGTTGATCTTGCGGCTTAACCCCAGGTTAACATTCTATTACTTTTCTGTTTCCAGACTTTTTGCCATGCGTGAAAGTGATGAAGGGCAATTCACTCGGGTAGCGAGTAGTGCCAATATTTTATTTTATCTATTTGCCTCCATGCTGATTGCATATGGATTAATGGTTACTGCGCATCAAATGGAAGACCCCTACACACTCTTGCGGTTGCTGAAAGAAGAAAACTTTGGTATGATGATGTTGCGATGGTTGTACACGACCACATTTGTACTGACAGCACTATTCGTCAAAGCACTTGTTATCAGATTTTTTGCTGTGTTGTTTGATATTCGCGATCAGTCAGGCTTTCACTTTATTGCCTTCGTTCGGGTTACGCTCCTGATCGGATTCTTAGTTGTAATTTTTGTGGCGGGCGGATACCTGATTCGGGGAGCAAGTGCAAGCTGGACAGCAGTTTTTTATGCTGCATTACTTTGGTTTTTGATCGGCTGGAGTATACTCATTTTTTTGAAATTGCTTAGGCGCGTAAACTTCTCGGTGTTTCATTTATTTTCCTACCTTTGTGCCACGGAAGTAATACCTTTTCTGGTAACGATAAAAGTACTTTACGAGTAG
- a CDS encoding uroporphyrinogen-III synthase, whose translation MSEKVNDRMRKVKSILVTQEAPTDSNSPYFKLAEKYNLKIDFRPFIQVDPVPAKEFRKQKIDILDHTAIIFTSRNAVDHFFQICAELKVEMPADMKYFCISEQTSNYLQKYIVIRKRKIFTGLKTTQDLLEILKKHKNEKYLFPCSDIRKSDIPDFLSENGFTFTEAIIYNTVASDLSDLKEVYYDILAFFSPSGINSLYVNFPDFIQNNTRIAAFGPTTAKAVRDAGLILDIEAPLPNAPSMTGAIELYIKKANGAK comes from the coding sequence ATGAGTGAAAAAGTGAACGACAGGATGCGTAAAGTGAAGAGCATTCTCGTAACGCAAGAGGCACCCACCGATTCTAATTCTCCTTATTTTAAACTGGCAGAAAAATATAATCTGAAGATAGATTTTCGTCCGTTTATTCAGGTTGATCCGGTGCCCGCCAAAGAATTCAGGAAACAGAAAATTGATATTCTGGATCACACCGCCATAATTTTTACCAGCCGCAATGCCGTTGATCATTTTTTTCAGATCTGTGCCGAGCTTAAAGTAGAAATGCCGGCCGATATGAAATATTTCTGCATCTCGGAGCAGACATCCAACTACCTGCAGAAGTACATCGTGATTCGCAAGCGTAAGATTTTCACCGGCCTTAAAACCACACAGGATTTACTGGAGATATTAAAGAAGCACAAAAACGAAAAGTACCTGTTTCCATGCTCCGACATCCGCAAAAGTGATATCCCGGATTTTTTAAGCGAGAATGGGTTCACCTTTACAGAAGCGATCATCTATAACACCGTGGCCAGTGACCTTTCCGATCTGAAGGAAGTGTATTACGATATCCTGGCCTTCTTCAGCCCTTCTGGTATTAACTCTTTATATGTAAACTTCCCGGATTTTATCCAAAATAATACCCGTATTGCAGCGTTTGGACCTACAACGGCCAAGGCGGTTCGCGATGCCGGGTTGATTTTGGATATTGAGGCCCCGCTACCCAACGCGCCCTCCATGACCGGGGCAATTGAACTCTATATTAAGAAGGCCAACGGAGCTAAATAA
- a CDS encoding type IX secretion system membrane protein PorP/SprF has protein sequence MLRKGLYIIFCLLLASSSTVFAQQDAQFTQYMFNPLYLTPAAAGEDGITRATVIHRSQWLGYQSTFNDGMAPTSQILTFSTPIHKLKSGFGVYVLNDRLGPQNNLEAQAMYAYHLGIKESNKLSFGIKLGMYSQTIDFDKYRAIDPDDPWLQDQVGKDSQIKPDLGVGVMFRNEKLYAGIGFNHLLQSEFSFGRSARNALENHMNITAGYFYDVNFDLQINPTVLVKTDFNETSVDLAVIGTLRNTMWAGLAFRSSEAANLLLGYAFLKDKSLRLGYSIDFVVKDRAAKENFSHEVMLSYELPVIAGGVKKIVRTPRYRH, from the coding sequence ATGCTCAGGAAAGGTTTATATATAATTTTTTGCCTTCTGCTTGCGAGTAGCTCTACTGTATTTGCCCAACAGGACGCACAGTTTACGCAGTACATGTTCAACCCGCTTTACCTGACGCCCGCAGCGGCTGGTGAAGATGGCATAACCCGTGCTACCGTTATTCACCGCAGCCAGTGGCTGGGATATCAGTCAACATTTAATGATGGCATGGCACCCACCAGTCAGATTCTTACATTTTCAACACCCATCCATAAGTTAAAGAGCGGCTTCGGTGTTTATGTGCTCAACGACAGACTTGGCCCTCAGAATAACCTGGAGGCACAAGCCATGTATGCTTACCACCTGGGTATAAAGGAGAGTAACAAACTAAGCTTTGGTATTAAGTTGGGGATGTATTCTCAAACCATTGATTTTGATAAGTACCGGGCCATCGATCCTGATGATCCGTGGTTGCAAGACCAGGTAGGCAAGGATTCACAGATCAAGCCCGACCTTGGCGTTGGCGTTATGTTCCGTAACGAGAAACTTTACGCGGGCATTGGTTTTAATCACTTGCTGCAATCTGAATTTAGCTTCGGCAGGTCAGCGCGCAATGCCCTTGAAAACCATATGAACATCACAGCCGGATATTTCTACGATGTGAATTTCGACCTCCAGATTAATCCGACTGTCTTGGTAAAAACAGATTTTAACGAAACTTCAGTAGATCTTGCTGTAATCGGTACCCTGCGTAATACGATGTGGGCTGGTTTGGCGTTTAGATCATCCGAGGCGGCTAATCTCCTCTTAGGCTATGCATTCTTAAAGGACAAGTCGCTACGGCTGGGGTACTCAATTGACTTTGTGGTGAAGGATAGAGCAGCGAAGGAGAACTTCTCGCACGAGGTCATGCTGTCGTATGAATTGCCGGTAATTGCGGGTGGCGTTAAAAAGATCGTTCGAACCCCCCGATACAGGCATTAG
- a CDS encoding SUMF1/EgtB/PvdO family nonheme iron enzyme, whose translation MNKSVSSKLLLLVAGIAASACGLLGIGGGGRGGDQGELVGVPGREGFIMTIPYGMVPVPAGTFHMGQADEDPASTQINYNKQVTIGSFFMDDTEITNNEYRQFTNFYLVDNGSIEGFETIDAQTFRDNYYPDTTAWVRDFAHHMGDPIQDYYFWHPAYDDYPVVGVSWDAAVFFSDWRTAYLNDYRKSIGDFPMPNFRLPSEAEWEYAARGGRDLAKYPWGNPYIRNSKGCMLANFKPGRGNFYDDGFAYTSPIMAYFPNDYGLYDMAGNVAEWCLDDFNPASVPTVWDLNPQYIDPRTNPEDSRYNARIAPKKVVRGGSWKDVAYYLETGTRTYEFKDSTRAYIGFRCALTHLGRSSGREF comes from the coding sequence ATGAACAAGTCAGTGTCTTCTAAACTTTTGTTGCTCGTTGCAGGGATCGCTGCCAGCGCCTGTGGACTATTGGGTATTGGCGGTGGTGGCCGCGGGGGCGACCAAGGTGAATTGGTTGGAGTACCAGGCCGTGAAGGCTTTATAATGACTATTCCATACGGTATGGTGCCCGTTCCGGCAGGAACTTTCCACATGGGTCAGGCCGATGAAGACCCTGCTTCAACTCAAATCAACTATAACAAGCAGGTAACGATTGGTTCTTTCTTTATGGACGATACCGAAATCACGAATAATGAGTACCGTCAGTTCACCAACTTTTATTTAGTAGACAACGGCAGCATCGAAGGTTTTGAAACCATTGATGCACAAACTTTCCGCGACAACTATTATCCGGATACAACCGCATGGGTAAGAGATTTTGCGCACCACATGGGTGATCCGATTCAAGATTATTATTTCTGGCACCCAGCCTATGACGATTACCCGGTAGTGGGTGTTAGTTGGGATGCAGCCGTGTTCTTTTCAGATTGGCGTACAGCCTACCTGAATGATTACCGCAAGAGTATCGGTGACTTCCCCATGCCAAACTTCCGCCTTCCTTCTGAAGCGGAGTGGGAATATGCAGCCCGCGGTGGCCGTGACTTGGCTAAGTACCCTTGGGGTAACCCGTATATTCGTAACTCAAAAGGTTGTATGCTGGCTAACTTTAAACCTGGCCGTGGTAACTTTTATGACGATGGATTCGCATACACATCACCAATAATGGCCTACTTCCCGAACGACTACGGCCTGTATGATATGGCCGGTAACGTAGCCGAGTGGTGTTTGGATGATTTCAACCCAGCCTCAGTTCCTACCGTTTGGGATTTGAACCCACAATACATCGACCCACGTACCAACCCCGAAGATTCACGCTACAATGCGCGCATTGCTCCTAAAAAAGTGGTTCGTGGTGGCTCTTGGAAAGATGTAGCCTATTACCTGGAAACAGGTACCCGTACCTATGAATTTAAAGATTCAACCCGTGCGTATATTGGTTTCCGTTGTGCATTAACACACCTGGGCCGTTCGTCTGGTCGTGAATTTTAA
- the gldL gene encoding gliding motility protein GldL, with product MSKKKGGFAELLFKTIMPKVYGIGAAVVIVGALFKILHFTGADEMLMVGLLTEAAIFFLSAFEPPAKETDWTKVYPELAEDYEGTIAAPTVRKAGGSSDSPILKIDEMLKTAKVDQNLLDNLGKGLTNLADSAKQMNNLSNAAVATNEYATNVKTASKALADMNTSYKTAIDAVGAMANASKDAGEYHSQVQKVTKNLAALNSVYEMELKDADSHVKNMNKFYESLTGAMSGLSKVGENTTKFTTELGKLSDNLTALNKVYGSMLTAMKGGGN from the coding sequence ATGAGCAAGAAAAAAGGCGGATTTGCTGAACTACTCTTTAAAACCATAATGCCCAAAGTCTATGGTATTGGTGCTGCGGTTGTTATTGTTGGTGCACTTTTTAAAATCCTACACTTTACCGGTGCAGACGAAATGCTTATGGTTGGTCTGCTTACAGAAGCAGCCATCTTCTTTTTAAGTGCGTTTGAACCACCCGCAAAAGAAACAGACTGGACAAAAGTATACCCTGAATTGGCTGAAGACTATGAAGGAACCATTGCTGCACCAACTGTGCGTAAAGCTGGCGGTTCTTCCGATTCGCCTATTTTGAAAATTGATGAGATGCTGAAGACAGCAAAGGTTGATCAAAACCTGCTGGATAACCTCGGCAAAGGCCTGACTAACCTGGCTGATTCGGCCAAGCAAATGAATAACCTCTCCAATGCGGCAGTAGCTACCAACGAATATGCTACTAACGTGAAGACAGCTTCTAAGGCTTTAGCTGATATGAACACGTCATACAAAACTGCTATTGATGCAGTTGGTGCTATGGCCAATGCATCAAAAGATGCAGGTGAGTATCACTCACAGGTACAAAAAGTAACCAAAAACCTGGCTGCTCTGAACTCAGTTTACGAAATGGAGTTGAAGGATGCGGATAGCCACGTGAAAAATATGAACAAGTTCTACGAAAGCCTTACTGGTGCTATGTCAGGTCTTTCCAAAGTGGGTGAAAACACTACGAAATTCACTACAGAACTTGGAAAACTATCAGATAACCTGACTGCTCTCAACAAAGTATATGGCAGCATGCTCACTGCTATGAAAGGTGGAGGCAATTAA
- the gldM gene encoding gliding motility protein GldM, which produces MAGKKETPRQKMIGMMYLVLTALLALQVSNAVLEKFAIINETLGQLIEDTKKNNESQLASILKEGGKSEKAEIKDAVQKAQKVRELSASTTQWIDGLKQEMLKTSGSETVNEKIINDHSSKVATMMIDKKQKWGKEFEETLNNYVKELNALTGENFETLAKAPKDIPIFAADDDHVRKDFLTFTFENTPVIAALASVSQIQTEVLEYESVALRKLAEKAGAARVAFENIIPMVRPKASVVAAGATYEADMFISASSSALSPEMTFNGNPIPVELDPVTGIKMGKVKFTASGGSYDANGRAKKTYEAVIKLNDEEYPATIEYEVVKPTIRVTTGTAPRLYMGCGNDVNIEVPTLGTSYNPSFSAKGAQLTKGPKVGNVIIVPNQRRVEVSVNNAGTFIGTEVFDVKPVPRPRVIAKDNNGRPIDLKNGFKAGSLAGLRVNADADENFKSEVPKDANFRIRNMSVILARGTARVQELTLTSELIDLSAWRALMRPGDRIIIEPKNIVRMTYSGGQEQVTVSSQDLVTIPIQ; this is translated from the coding sequence ATGGCAGGTAAAAAAGAAACCCCGCGGCAGAAGATGATCGGTATGATGTACCTGGTACTAACCGCACTTCTGGCCCTTCAGGTGAGTAATGCTGTGCTTGAGAAGTTTGCCATTATTAACGAGACACTTGGCCAACTGATTGAGGATACCAAGAAGAACAATGAGAGTCAATTGGCTTCTATTTTGAAGGAAGGTGGAAAAAGTGAAAAGGCTGAAATCAAAGACGCAGTTCAAAAGGCTCAAAAGGTCCGCGAACTTTCGGCTTCAACCACACAATGGATTGATGGACTGAAGCAAGAAATGCTTAAAACCTCTGGTAGCGAAACCGTGAATGAGAAGATCATCAACGATCACAGCTCCAAAGTAGCTACCATGATGATTGATAAGAAACAGAAGTGGGGAAAGGAGTTTGAAGAAACTTTAAATAATTATGTAAAGGAACTGAATGCGTTAACAGGCGAGAATTTTGAGACCTTAGCAAAAGCGCCTAAAGACATTCCAATTTTTGCAGCTGATGATGATCACGTTCGCAAAGACTTCCTGACTTTTACCTTTGAAAACACACCTGTAATTGCTGCGCTTGCTTCCGTTTCTCAGATTCAAACCGAAGTGTTGGAATACGAGTCAGTAGCATTGCGTAAACTGGCCGAGAAAGCGGGTGCTGCACGGGTTGCTTTTGAAAACATTATTCCTATGGTACGCCCAAAGGCATCTGTAGTTGCTGCTGGTGCAACCTATGAAGCTGACATGTTTATCTCCGCCTCTTCTTCTGCACTGAGCCCTGAGATGACATTTAATGGAAATCCTATTCCCGTTGAATTAGATCCGGTTACAGGCATCAAAATGGGTAAGGTGAAATTTACTGCATCTGGCGGTAGCTACGATGCAAACGGCAGAGCCAAAAAGACTTACGAAGCGGTTATCAAATTAAATGATGAGGAATACCCCGCTACCATTGAATACGAAGTTGTAAAACCAACCATTCGTGTTACAACGGGTACAGCCCCTCGCCTATACATGGGTTGTGGTAACGATGTAAACATTGAAGTGCCTACTCTGGGCACAAGCTATAACCCTAGCTTCTCTGCTAAGGGCGCACAGCTTACTAAAGGACCTAAAGTTGGAAACGTAATTATCGTTCCTAACCAAAGAAGAGTGGAGGTTTCAGTAAACAATGCGGGTACCTTTATTGGTACTGAAGTATTTGATGTGAAGCCAGTGCCTCGTCCACGCGTAATAGCTAAAGATAACAACGGCAGACCAATTGATCTGAAGAATGGATTTAAAGCTGGTTCTTTAGCTGGATTGCGTGTAAACGCTGATGCCGATGAGAACTTCAAGAGTGAAGTTCCTAAAGACGCCAATTTCCGAATACGCAACATGTCGGTAATTCTTGCCCGTGGAACAGCACGTGTCCAGGAACTAACCCTTACCAGTGAATTGATTGATCTAAGTGCATGGCGTGCTTTGATGAGACCTGGCGACCGGATTATCATTGAACCAAAGAACATTGTTCGCATGACCTATAGTGGTGGCCAGGAACAGGTTACTGTTTCTAGTCAGGATCTTGTGACTATCCCTATTCAATAA
- the gldN gene encoding gliding motility protein GldN, with protein sequence MLKRFLLLLVLTSPLLVVAQPEEVQYNPNSLNPIPRYEQLYKLRVWRVLDLNEKQNKGFFANGGEITRLIMDAVKSGEIVSVYKNDSLNESSKYTKDEFLANLISQQGQTFPAWDPASTYFQGDIISFNGKNYELQINQDTGTNPSQSPNQEWLVTTQGQGLTYLARDVNVLNLMEDVIFDKRRSRLYYDIQAIEMQAFDINTSTYKSLGWFKYKDIEKVFRNNPEKAYWFNRQNTAENKNFADAFLLRFFKGSVYKIENPDDETIADTYRNNGRPYYESVWAREWAEMMLMEKEHNLWEF encoded by the coding sequence ATGTTAAAACGTTTTCTTCTCCTGTTGGTATTGACTTCGCCTTTACTGGTTGTAGCACAACCGGAAGAGGTCCAGTACAATCCCAACTCGTTGAATCCGATACCGCGTTATGAGCAACTGTACAAGTTGCGTGTGTGGAGAGTCTTGGACTTAAATGAGAAACAAAACAAAGGTTTCTTTGCCAATGGCGGGGAGATTACCAGGTTGATAATGGATGCTGTAAAGAGTGGGGAAATCGTCTCTGTTTATAAAAATGATTCATTGAACGAAAGCAGCAAGTACACTAAGGACGAATTTCTGGCTAACCTCATATCTCAGCAAGGTCAAACATTCCCTGCTTGGGATCCGGCAAGCACGTATTTTCAAGGTGATATTATTTCTTTTAACGGAAAGAACTATGAACTTCAAATAAACCAGGATACGGGTACGAACCCAAGTCAATCTCCAAACCAAGAGTGGCTCGTTACAACACAAGGTCAAGGATTGACATACTTGGCGCGTGATGTCAATGTACTGAATCTGATGGAAGATGTTATCTTTGATAAGAGACGTTCACGCTTGTATTACGATATTCAGGCCATTGAAATGCAGGCCTTCGATATCAATACTTCAACCTATAAATCACTCGGTTGGTTTAAGTACAAGGATATCGAAAAGGTTTTCCGTAACAACCCTGAAAAGGCATACTGGTTTAACAGACAAAACACAGCAGAGAATAAAAACTTTGCTGATGCTTTCTTGCTTCGCTTCTTCAAGGGATCGGTATACAAGATTGAAAACCCGGATGACGAAACCATTGCAGATACCTACAGAAACAACGGTCGTCCTTATTATGAGAGCGTATGGGCACGTGAGTGGGCTGAAATGATGCTCATGGAGAAGGAACACAACCTGTGGGAGTTCTAA